The following proteins are co-located in the Candidatus Poribacteria bacterium genome:
- a CDS encoding molybdopterin-dependent oxidoreductase, whose amino-acid sequence MQKSGRKSNFTHGLETVPDATRRDFLAKIGKGALLASLGMFGAGCEAVDRGLFGRGLAPIVLVDAQAAGLPKSDMIVHSQNPFNGEFAPHFLNDDVTPTARHFVRNNSGIPERAVGKDLRGWKLVIDGEVHKELALSMDDLSRFPQVTMEVVLECAGNGRNLFEPKVSGTPWQRGAVACSEWTGVRLRHVLRAAGLKSSAVYTGNYGEDVPNDGSEPFSRGIPIEKAMDEHTLIALKMNGEVLPAAHGFPARLIVPGWIGSTMQKWLNRIWVRDQVHDSEKMSGYSYRIPADPIAPGDKPPIEDMRIATAWQVKSLITRPEPHLEFAAGVPIEARGHAWAGLYRFRSSVAGNPVDSAIKQIRLVSLGSRTYLCQ is encoded by the coding sequence ATGCAAAAATCAGGTCGCAAATCCAATTTTACGCATGGACTTGAAACTGTTCCTGACGCAACGAGACGAGACTTTCTTGCCAAAATCGGCAAGGGGGCACTGCTCGCGAGTTTAGGGATGTTTGGAGCAGGATGTGAAGCCGTTGACCGAGGTTTGTTCGGTAGGGGACTCGCGCCTATTGTCTTAGTTGACGCACAAGCGGCGGGACTTCCGAAGTCGGACATGATCGTCCATTCGCAGAATCCTTTTAACGGTGAGTTCGCTCCACACTTCCTCAACGACGACGTTACCCCAACCGCGCGACATTTCGTCCGTAATAACAGTGGCATTCCAGAGCGAGCGGTAGGAAAGGATCTCCGTGGATGGAAATTGGTCATAGATGGAGAAGTTCATAAAGAACTGGCACTGTCAATGGATGACCTTTCGCGTTTTCCACAGGTTACCATGGAAGTCGTATTGGAATGTGCGGGGAACGGAAGAAACCTCTTTGAACCGAAGGTGAGTGGAACCCCATGGCAGCGCGGCGCAGTCGCCTGTAGCGAATGGACAGGTGTCCGTTTGCGCCATGTTTTACGAGCCGCAGGTTTGAAGTCGAGTGCTGTCTATACCGGAAATTACGGCGAAGATGTACCCAATGACGGAAGTGAACCCTTCTCACGTGGAATTCCAATTGAGAAAGCGATGGATGAACACACACTTATCGCTCTTAAGATGAATGGAGAAGTGTTGCCAGCAGCCCACGGATTCCCCGCGAGATTGATTGTTCCCGGATGGATCGGCAGCACCATGCAAAAGTGGCTCAACCGTATCTGGGTGCGGGATCAGGTCCACGACTCGGAAAAGATGAGCGGATATTCCTATCGTATTCCAGCTGACCCAATAGCACCGGGAGATAAGCCTCCGATTGAAGATATGCGTATCGCGACTGCATGGCAGGTTAAGTCGCTCATAACCCGTCCCGAACCACATCTGGAATTTGCAGCAGGAGTCCCGATAGAGGCGAGAGGTCATGCGTGGGCAGGTCTCTACAGATTTCGGTCTTCAGTGGCAGGAAACCCGGTTGATTCCGCCATCAAACAGATACGCTTGGTATCATTGGGAAGCCGAACTTACCTTTGCCAATAG
- a CDS encoding sulfatase-like hydrolase/transferase, protein MQNKVVNKFLLISIDCWRFDALSRTNPFFNTPKFDLLTQDFSLAEKFFVPAPATRPSHTSYFTGLYPFEHGVYGQTYLKMFEGIPNLFQIFDDAGYHITGRSERPEVFRFLDFEPFITSVDPNANAQHLGSLEDLVQQINQPSDVPQFCFLHFWYTHGGYGMSGIPGAPSLKSLVDNGRIDEALRFYYAAATHILEFKLVEILKQLQLSDWAVFIFGDHGEGICEEITDHGGTLNQNVLHVPLLAHIPGVSNLALSFESPNPPISAIDLFPTITNLAGIDVDYHGYGRDLLSPSKIDENRLVLSELDSLYGVGFLSRDNLEMPHHRVTSRTTVDNEEIRKYSEGVRLWSLTDGEYLYREDEQTGEFVYRHVLSGEDLTCEDPDRFRDAYDEILMNSNYQHLLTQESTDEETEILEGKLRDLGYVE, encoded by the coding sequence ATGCAGAACAAGGTTGTCAATAAATTTCTACTCATCTCGATCGATTGTTGGCGGTTCGATGCCCTCAGTCGGACGAATCCGTTTTTTAACACGCCAAAGTTCGACCTGTTGACGCAGGATTTCTCGCTCGCTGAAAAGTTTTTCGTGCCAGCACCGGCGACGCGTCCCTCGCATACCTCCTATTTTACGGGACTTTATCCGTTTGAACACGGGGTCTACGGACAAACCTATCTCAAGATGTTTGAAGGCATCCCAAACCTGTTCCAGATATTTGATGACGCAGGCTATCATATCACGGGACGTTCCGAACGTCCGGAAGTGTTCCGTTTCCTTGATTTTGAGCCGTTCATCACGTCGGTTGACCCAAACGCGAATGCACAACATCTCGGTTCGCTTGAAGACCTTGTCCAGCAAATCAATCAACCTTCTGACGTGCCGCAATTCTGTTTTCTGCATTTCTGGTATACACACGGCGGTTACGGCATGAGCGGGATCCCGGGAGCACCGAGCCTCAAATCACTTGTGGATAACGGTAGGATAGATGAGGCATTGCGGTTCTATTACGCCGCTGCGACGCACATACTCGAATTCAAGTTAGTTGAAATTCTGAAGCAACTTCAACTCTCGGACTGGGCAGTCTTCATCTTTGGAGATCACGGCGAAGGTATCTGCGAGGAAATTACCGATCACGGCGGCACACTCAATCAGAATGTGTTACACGTGCCACTGTTGGCACATATCCCTGGTGTATCAAATCTCGCCCTCTCATTTGAAAGTCCAAACCCACCGATTTCAGCGATCGACCTGTTCCCGACGATTACAAATCTGGCGGGTATTGATGTAGACTATCACGGATATGGACGAGACCTATTGTCTCCATCGAAAATTGACGAAAACCGTTTAGTATTGTCGGAGTTGGATAGTCTCTACGGGGTCGGGTTCCTCAGTCGGGACAACTTAGAGATGCCACACCATCGCGTGACCTCTCGGACGACGGTCGATAATGAGGAAATCCGTAAGTATTCGGAAGGCGTTCGGCTCTGGTCGTTGACGGATGGTGAGTATCTCTATCGAGAAGATGAGCAGACGGGTGAGTTTGTGTATCGACATGTGCTGAGCGGCGAGGATCTCACCTGTGAGGACCCAGACCGTTTTCGCGACGCTTACGACGAAATTTTGATGAATTCTAATTATCAGCACCTGCTGACCCAAGAATCCACAGATGAGGAGACGGAGATTCTGGAAGGCAAATTGCGGGATCTGGGGTATGTTGAGTGA
- a CDS encoding PmoA family protein produces MFSLSQTQHSLTIAWDRQQILGYHFPEDGNRPFCHPLNLPGAPPLTMNEPGDHVHHQGLWVAWKKVNEVNFWEQPTPGSDPTGFGKIVHQRIVAQSADADSASLTAENAWIDWQGLTHLTEQREIVVHPPTTDTMQIFVSLTLQPNEREVVLDLRRGEPGADGRFYSGMAIRFDNIITPGSLLDADGRTEPMDIFGKQSRWCSFTSQHPTDNKTYGVAIVDHPDNPRYPTTWWVRNRENYCLIHPSLVYYEPLHLASDEALKLQYRVVLYRGEPNAAFFE; encoded by the coding sequence ATGTTTTCACTTTCACAGACACAACACAGTTTAACGATTGCTTGGGACAGGCAGCAGATCTTGGGGTACCATTTTCCTGAAGACGGCAACCGTCCCTTTTGTCATCCATTGAATCTACCCGGTGCCCCGCCACTCACGATGAATGAGCCTGGCGATCATGTGCATCACCAAGGTCTATGGGTGGCGTGGAAAAAGGTCAACGAAGTCAATTTCTGGGAACAACCGACACCCGGCAGCGACCCGACAGGTTTCGGCAAAATCGTCCATCAGCGGATTGTCGCGCAAAGTGCAGATGCCGACAGCGCAAGTTTAACGGCTGAGAACGCGTGGATAGATTGGCAGGGCTTGACGCATCTCACCGAGCAGCGAGAGATAGTCGTCCATCCGCCCACAACGGATACGATGCAGATTTTCGTGTCGTTGACGTTACAACCGAACGAGCGTGAGGTCGTTTTGGATCTACGGCGCGGTGAACCCGGGGCAGACGGCAGGTTCTACAGCGGCATGGCGATCCGATTCGACAATATCATCACACCGGGGAGCTTGTTAGATGCCGATGGACGCACCGAACCGATGGACATCTTCGGCAAACAGAGCCGTTGGTGCAGCTTCACTTCGCAACACCCTACGGACAACAAAACCTATGGTGTTGCTATCGTCGATCATCCTGATAACCCTCGTTATCCGACGACGTGGTGGGTACGCAACCGAGAAAATTACTGTTTGATCCATCCCTCGCTCGTTTACTATGAACCCCTGCATCTCGCATCCGATGAAGCTTTGAAGTTGCAATATCGCGTGGTCCTCTATCGCGGTGAACCCAACGCAGCGTTTTTTGAGTAG
- a CDS encoding R.Pab1 family restriction endonuclease produces MFDEENKRILVDIPLAEHKRKIRIKSRSMFYEYGNPHATRSVPLTQNNYVEWQIGYDLEYAKRSNSSLPQISFIGANGKKKVLYELSEYLYYFYSWDMITSSELKGTVEFLSHLDEKNLISNHPDCQITRTHPVEKQINDTTFFGMTLNYPQLVYKFGKYEIIAEITIREKQNAIGIQPMLYLCFSITELQVSESLIGRIAEKKEIAQFVIDKSNYSIVIEMVKVFGMLSPSHHEDILEILKSILT; encoded by the coding sequence ATGTTTGATGAAGAGAACAAGAGAATCCTTGTAGATATTCCGCTTGCAGAACATAAGCGGAAAATAAGAATTAAATCAAGGAGCATGTTTTATGAGTATGGCAACCCACATGCTACCAGAAGTGTGCCTCTCACCCAAAACAATTATGTTGAGTGGCAAATAGGTTACGATTTAGAATACGCGAAAAGGAGTAATTCCTCCTTGCCTCAAATATCGTTCATTGGAGCCAATGGCAAGAAGAAGGTTTTGTACGAGTTGTCCGAATATCTATATTACTTCTATTCTTGGGATATGATTACTTCTTCAGAATTAAAGGGGACTGTTGAATTTTTATCTCATCTGGATGAAAAGAACTTGATCTCTAATCACCCGGATTGCCAGATAACCAGAACACATCCTGTTGAGAAACAAATTAATGACACTACGTTCTTTGGAATGACCCTGAATTATCCACAACTTGTATATAAATTTGGAAAATATGAAATCATTGCAGAGATTACCATACGGGAAAAGCAAAACGCAATTGGTATCCAACCAATGCTTTATTTATGTTTTTCTATTACAGAACTTCAGGTGAGCGAAAGCCTAATTGGTCGTATTGCAGAGAAAAAAGAAATAGCGCAATTTGTGATAGATAAGAGCAACTACAGCATAGTTATTGAGATGGTGAAAGTGTTCGGAATGCTTAGCCCTTCACACCATGAAGATATTCTTGAGATACTAAAGTCTATACTCACATAA
- a CDS encoding sugar phosphate isomerase/epimerase: protein MKWSLNTYQTCQEWELERILDTAAATGYHGVELLMDYKQKHGFEWDTPREAWDGLKAQVDASAVVISSLTSCQNFHSENAADRKETVRRVTRVIDMAEFMDCDHVRVLGDRYTDENRDAIVGYVTDGLKALGAYAAEKDITVSIEMHGSFTDPDSAMEVIEGVNLPNVGFVFNSQFIGCDAGSIDPLFSRVGSHITAVHTHRVEEPETFDLYRQMFQWLNRIGFSGYISNECAYTGSDPEKVLALYVGIFKAFV from the coding sequence ATGAAATGGTCATTGAATACTTATCAAACCTGCCAAGAGTGGGAACTCGAACGTATACTTGACACCGCTGCCGCGACCGGCTATCATGGTGTCGAATTATTAATGGACTACAAGCAGAAACACGGATTTGAGTGGGATACGCCAAGAGAGGCTTGGGACGGACTCAAGGCACAGGTCGATGCGAGTGCCGTTGTTATCTCCTCACTCACGAGTTGCCAAAATTTTCACTCCGAAAACGCTGCCGATCGTAAAGAAACCGTTCGACGCGTTACACGCGTAATCGACATGGCGGAATTTATGGACTGTGATCATGTTCGAGTGCTCGGCGACCGATATACTGATGAGAATCGCGACGCTATTGTTGGTTACGTCACGGATGGGCTGAAGGCTCTCGGTGCTTACGCCGCTGAAAAAGATATTACTGTCTCTATTGAGATGCACGGTTCCTTCACAGATCCGGATTCGGCAATGGAAGTCATCGAAGGTGTGAATCTCCCGAACGTCGGCTTCGTCTTCAATTCGCAATTCATTGGTTGCGATGCTGGGAGTATTGATCCCCTCTTTTCGCGTGTAGGTTCACACATTACTGCGGTGCATACACACCGTGTGGAAGAACCTGAGACGTTTGACCTCTACCGGCAGATGTTCCAATGGCTCAATCGCATCGGTTTCTCAGGCTACATCTCCAACGAATGTGCTTATACGGGTTCCGACCCGGAGAAGGTGCTTGCCCTGTACGTAGGAATTTTCAAGGCGTTTGTTTAA
- a CDS encoding metallophosphoesterase — MSCLTVTTTSRTSNALSHVVHAGDFIAPFAIDPLADLNCRVVGVFGNNDGERVVVAQRFEAIGEVHPNLASVSLGDRNIAVMHYPELAIPIAKSGDYDIVVYGHTHQIDIQKGESLLLNPGETGGWTTGKATVAVVGLETLEATIHEL; from the coding sequence GTGTCATGTCTGACAGTCACGACAACATCCCGAACGTCGAACGCGCTGTCGCACGTCGTCCATGCTGGTGATTTTATCGCGCCGTTTGCGATTGACCCGTTAGCCGATCTAAACTGCCGCGTTGTCGGCGTTTTTGGAAACAATGACGGCGAGCGTGTCGTCGTTGCACAACGGTTTGAAGCAATCGGTGAGGTGCATCCCAATCTTGCAAGTGTATCGCTCGGCGACAGAAACATCGCTGTGATGCACTACCCCGAACTCGCCATCCCTATTGCCAAAAGTGGCGATTACGACATCGTCGTCTACGGACACACCCACCAGATAGACATCCAGAAGGGAGAATCGCTCCTACTCAATCCTGGTGAAACCGGTGGTTGGACGACGGGGAAGGCAACAGTTGCCGTTGTTGGTCTTGAGACGCTTGAGGCAACAATTCACGAACTGTAG
- a CDS encoding sugar phosphate isomerase/epimerase, giving the protein MSIPRLSVSTWSLHRQLGKPGFTGPAHDMQIPTETHNKGPIPLLELPARVAEFGINTLEICHFHLPSVEKTYLAELRAALSAADVELFSLLIDDGDITHPSDAARDIAWIEKWIDIAGELGATCARVIGGKADPSAETVAQSRDVLAQLTERADTAGIRVMSENWFSIFSTPENVNTILDGLDGKVGLCLDFGNWRGDTKYEDLAAIASWAESCHTKAHFAAPREMDTEDYVQCLDLTQKAGFAGPHTLIYDGPGDDEWEGLSIEREVVNPYLN; this is encoded by the coding sequence ATGTCAATACCTCGACTCTCAGTCTCAACATGGAGTTTGCATCGACAACTTGGAAAACCGGGATTCACGGGACCCGCGCACGACATGCAAATCCCAACCGAAACCCATAACAAGGGACCTATTCCCCTCTTAGAATTACCCGCACGTGTCGCCGAATTCGGCATTAACACCTTAGAGATTTGTCATTTCCATCTGCCTTCTGTCGAGAAAACCTATCTCGCTGAACTCCGTGCTGCACTCTCCGCTGCGGACGTTGAGCTTTTCTCTCTACTGATTGACGACGGCGACATCACCCATCCCTCTGACGCAGCACGCGACATTGCATGGATTGAAAAGTGGATCGATATCGCTGGTGAACTCGGTGCGACGTGTGCACGTGTCATTGGTGGTAAAGCCGATCCGTCCGCGGAAACGGTGGCGCAGAGCCGCGATGTCCTCGCGCAGCTTACCGAACGCGCTGACACCGCAGGCATCCGCGTAATGAGCGAAAACTGGTTCTCCATCTTCTCTACACCTGAAAATGTCAATACCATTTTAGACGGATTAGACGGAAAAGTGGGACTCTGTCTCGACTTTGGGAACTGGCGTGGCGATACCAAGTATGAAGATCTCGCCGCGATTGCCTCGTGGGCGGAATCGTGTCATACCAAAGCACATTTCGCAGCACCGCGTGAAATGGACACGGAAGATTACGTGCAATGCCTTGATCTCACCCAAAAGGCGGGTTTCGCCGGACCCCATACCCTCATCTACGACGGACCCGGTGATGATGAATGGGAAGGCTTATCTATTGAACGCGAAGTCGTGAACCCTTACCTCAATTAG